A genome region from Veillonellaceae bacterium includes the following:
- the selD gene encoding selenide, water dikinase SelD, which produces MGMVKLTAYTKCGGUAAKIGPGALAHVLCQLPKPTDPNLLVGIETADDAGVYKLDDNIALIQTVDFFTPIVDNPYLFGQIAAANSLSDVYAMGAKPLTVMNIVAFPNSKLDGQVLLKILEGGCAKVMEAGAVVVGGHTVDDDEPKYGLSVTGICHPDKVLTNANAKPGDALILTKPIGTGVLATAARADMFPDGSAAAAQSMAKLNRKAAEVMACFPVNACTDVTGFGLLGHIYEMASGSKVNIKIAANAVPLLPEAAEAAKMGLVPAGAYANRGYLSTVEFAQAVPENIRDLCYDPQTSGGLLISIPADRAASLLDVLHKAGVIEAAVIGEITTHGKGEIYVY; this is translated from the coding sequence ATTGGCATGGTTAAACTTACGGCCTATACCAAGTGCGGGGGCTGAGCTGCCAAAATCGGGCCTGGAGCCCTGGCACACGTGCTGTGTCAATTGCCTAAACCCACAGACCCTAATTTATTAGTCGGAATAGAAACAGCTGACGATGCTGGCGTTTACAAATTAGATGACAATATAGCGCTAATCCAAACAGTAGATTTCTTTACGCCTATTGTCGATAATCCTTATCTCTTTGGTCAAATCGCTGCGGCGAACAGTCTCAGTGATGTATATGCTATGGGGGCGAAGCCGCTGACGGTAATGAATATCGTGGCTTTTCCCAACAGCAAGCTGGACGGTCAGGTTTTGCTCAAGATATTAGAGGGCGGCTGCGCCAAGGTCATGGAAGCCGGTGCCGTTGTTGTCGGCGGGCACACCGTAGATGACGATGAGCCTAAGTATGGCTTGAGTGTGACCGGAATTTGTCATCCTGATAAGGTGCTGACTAATGCTAATGCTAAGCCGGGAGATGCTTTAATCCTGACCAAGCCGATTGGAACCGGAGTGCTGGCAACGGCAGCCAGGGCTGATATGTTTCCTGACGGCTCGGCAGCGGCTGCTCAAAGCATGGCTAAACTCAACCGTAAGGCAGCCGAAGTCATGGCTTGTTTTCCGGTAAATGCCTGCACTGATGTAACAGGCTTTGGTCTATTGGGCCATATTTACGAGATGGCATCAGGCAGTAAAGTAAATATAAAAATCGCCGCCAATGCTGTGCCGCTATTGCCGGAGGCGGCAGAAGCAGCCAAAATGGGACTTGTGCCGGCCGGAGCTTATGCCAATCGCGGCTATTTATCGACAGTAGAATTTGCGCAGGCGGTGCCTGAAAATATTCGTGATTTATGTTATGACCCGCAGACTTCGGGCGGGCTTTTAATCAGTATCCCTGCAGATCGTGCCGCAAGTCTGCTCGATGTGCTGCATAAGGCTGGCGTTATTGAAGCAGCCGTTATCGGGGAGATTACTACGCATGGAAAGGGTGAGATATATGTCTATTGA
- a CDS encoding cation transporter — protein sequence METELIREKRNVAFLSIISNSLLVVLKLVVGFYTGAVSIISEAAHSAVDLLASMVAFYAVKKSGKPPDDNHAYGHGKFENLSGAVEAILIVLAAVWIVYEAAEKFKTTVVPDFIEYGIGIMVISIVVNYWVSGRLMTVARKAESHALEADALHLRADIWTSLGVLIGLAVIKVTGLAWIDPVIAIIVAVIVFKAGYGMTKKSLKELTDVTLPPEEEEAIIAIINSHPEVISFHRLRTRRSGSYRLIDMHLILNKNMHLDKAHAVCDEIEAEIKCKFGLCDVIIHLEPCDYHEDFGFCPLPDKKE from the coding sequence TTGGAAACCGAGTTAATCCGGGAGAAACGAAATGTGGCTTTCCTGTCGATAATCTCTAATTCATTGCTTGTTGTACTCAAATTAGTTGTTGGTTTCTATACCGGAGCAGTAAGCATAATTTCAGAAGCCGCACATTCAGCAGTCGATTTGCTGGCTTCAATGGTAGCTTTCTACGCCGTAAAAAAATCTGGGAAACCGCCAGACGATAATCATGCCTATGGCCATGGCAAATTTGAGAATCTTTCCGGAGCAGTTGAGGCAATTCTAATTGTCCTAGCTGCGGTGTGGATAGTGTATGAGGCTGCGGAAAAATTTAAGACGACGGTGGTGCCTGACTTTATTGAATATGGCATTGGTATTATGGTGATATCAATTGTCGTAAACTATTGGGTGTCAGGAAGACTGATGACGGTTGCCCGTAAGGCTGAATCGCATGCCCTGGAGGCTGACGCGCTTCATCTTAGGGCAGATATTTGGACATCGCTCGGTGTACTGATTGGGTTAGCCGTTATTAAGGTTACCGGATTGGCTTGGATTGACCCTGTTATTGCCATTATTGTGGCCGTGATAGTATTCAAAGCGGGTTATGGTATGACTAAGAAAAGCCTTAAAGAGCTGACTGATGTCACTCTGCCGCCAGAGGAAGAGGAAGCCATAATTGCAATAATTAATAGTCATCCCGAGGTGATTTCCTTTCACCGCCTGCGTACGCGGCGCTCGGGAAGTTATCGGTTAATTGATATGCACCTCATCTTAAATAAAAATATGCACTTAGACAAAGCGCATGCTGTATGTGATGAAATAGAAGCCGAGATTAAGTGTAAGTTCGGTCTGTGTGATGTTATTATTCATTTAGAGCCATGTGACTATCACGAGGACTTTGGTTTTTGTCCGCTGCCTGACAAAAAAGAATAG
- a CDS encoding carbon-nitrogen hydrolase family protein: MSGNLKIGICQLAVVDDKNENLRKAAAMVAEAAKQGCQIAVLPEMFNCPYQSELFPQYAECYPGETTQLLARLAEQEKIVIVGGSIPERDGANVYNTSFIFDNTGALLGRHRKVHLFDVDIKDGTVFKESETLTAGREITVITAGGITFGVGICYDIRFVEMARAMIDKGAKLLIYPAAFGLVTGPAHWELLMKSRAVDNQVFIIGAAPATTPGVKYQAYGHSIATDPWGKILAEAGANETLLTVELDLAVIDKVREELPILKHRRLDIYR, from the coding sequence ATGAGCGGCAACCTAAAAATCGGCATTTGTCAATTGGCCGTAGTCGATGATAAAAATGAAAACCTGCGCAAAGCAGCCGCCATGGTGGCAGAGGCCGCTAAGCAAGGCTGTCAGATAGCAGTACTGCCGGAGATGTTTAATTGTCCTTATCAATCAGAGCTTTTCCCCCAGTATGCTGAATGCTATCCCGGCGAAACTACCCAGCTGTTAGCTAGACTGGCTGAACAGGAAAAGATCGTTATTGTCGGCGGATCGATACCAGAGCGGGACGGCGCTAATGTGTATAATACATCTTTCATATTTGACAATACCGGAGCCCTGCTGGGCCGACATCGAAAAGTACATCTATTTGATGTTGACATTAAAGACGGAACAGTGTTTAAGGAGTCTGAAACATTGACTGCCGGACGCGAAATTACTGTTATAACGGCCGGCGGAATTACCTTTGGGGTTGGAATCTGTTATGATATCAGGTTTGTTGAAATGGCCCGGGCCATGATCGATAAAGGTGCCAAGCTGCTTATTTATCCGGCGGCTTTCGGACTAGTGACCGGCCCGGCTCACTGGGAACTGCTGATGAAGTCGCGGGCTGTTGATAATCAAGTCTTTATTATCGGAGCCGCTCCGGCGACTACACCAGGCGTAAAATATCAAGCCTACGGCCACTCAATAGCTACCGACCCTTGGGGAAAAATCCTGGCAGAAGCTGGTGCCAATGAGACATTGCTGACGGTGGAGCTTGACCTTGCCGTAATTGACAAGGTCCGTGAAGAACTACCCATTTTAAAACATCGCCGGCTGGATATTTATAGATAA
- a CDS encoding aspartyl-phosphate phosphatase Spo0E family protein, translating to MLKGAEFLNQIQEIEAIIEKLRTRLHETAKGRCLTDPEVVKASQELNQKLNEYERLLTEKCNSKQGRNK from the coding sequence ATGCTGAAAGGGGCTGAATTTTTGAATCAGATTCAAGAAATTGAGGCTATAATTGAGAAATTACGGACACGGCTGCATGAGACGGCCAAGGGGCGATGCCTTACTGACCCTGAAGTGGTAAAAGCAAGCCAGGAGTTAAACCAAAAGTTGAATGAATATGAACGGTTACTGACAGAAAAGTGTAATTCCAAACAAGGGCGCAATAAATAA
- a CDS encoding FAD-dependent oxidoreductase, translated as MFKINTINGNERMSTQSLLEAINQALTAGETEFKIQGSGQHDIGGPLWHPEGKTLKFYVENPGQRVGSMCLPGTEIVVEGPAPADIGWLNAGGRIVVKGDGGDTTGHCAAAGTIYIGGRAGTRSGSLMKHDPLYETPELWVLKNCGSFSFEFMSGGIAVVCGYDCEQFDSVLGDRSCVGMVGGTLYYRGKAAGLSVKDVKISPLGAQDIEYLVGKMEDFLASIDRTELHEQLTNWQEWNKVTPLTYDERPKKVHSDIRAFRTQEWVPQGIFSDVVNDSLEVVGLVARGIHRQRVPVWENGLYAAPCEFNCPASIPTQHRYNLLREGKTQQAYQLVLDYTPFPGSVCGSVCPNPCMDGCTRQNIDFSAQIGDLGMMSANIKVKAAAAGNGRSIGIIGGGAAGLTAAWQLVRDGYSVTVYEADNKMGGKMEQVIPRSRLAPDVLRNELNRIASLGVKFRTKTKVDKAKFEEIKGSHDAVIVATGSHAAKLPPWPGKERLIPSIDFLKAINRGERPQVGERVVVIGCGNSGMDAAVGAYEMGAKEVVCIDIQKPAAFAKEIKAVENLGGKLVWPVYTKEITAAGVVTQSGDLIEADSVIISIGENPVLDFLPADVPIERGLLKPNDDYSIEQGVFTAGDTIKPGRLVDAIAAGRQAALAVEAYLNGDLFMAEGKNRIPAVRLAEGYFKKCHTCEAPKAHEDYNRCISCGTCRDCHMCYMSCPEKAISRQLMPDGSFEYSSDPDKCIGCGICAGVCPCGIWTMKANN; from the coding sequence ATGTTTAAAATTAATACGATAAACGGCAACGAGCGTATGTCAACCCAAAGCTTGCTTGAAGCTATCAATCAAGCTTTAACGGCGGGCGAAACAGAGTTTAAAATTCAAGGCTCCGGCCAACATGACATTGGCGGACCGCTTTGGCATCCGGAAGGAAAGACTTTAAAGTTTTACGTTGAGAATCCCGGTCAGCGCGTCGGCTCGATGTGCCTGCCGGGAACTGAGATAGTGGTAGAGGGACCGGCACCGGCTGATATCGGCTGGCTTAATGCCGGCGGCAGAATCGTTGTCAAAGGCGATGGCGGCGACACCACCGGCCATTGCGCAGCAGCCGGTACAATTTATATCGGCGGCCGGGCCGGCACCCGTTCCGGATCGCTGATGAAGCATGACCCGCTTTATGAGACGCCGGAATTATGGGTGCTAAAAAACTGCGGCAGTTTCTCGTTTGAATTTATGTCAGGCGGTATTGCTGTAGTATGCGGCTATGACTGTGAACAATTTGACTCTGTCTTAGGCGACCGCTCTTGCGTTGGCATGGTTGGCGGAACGCTCTACTATCGGGGTAAAGCTGCCGGCTTGTCAGTTAAGGATGTTAAGATATCGCCACTTGGCGCCCAAGATATTGAATATCTAGTCGGCAAGATGGAGGACTTTTTAGCTTCGATTGACCGCACAGAACTGCATGAGCAGTTAACTAACTGGCAAGAGTGGAATAAGGTTACGCCACTGACCTATGATGAGCGTCCTAAAAAGGTGCATAGCGATATCAGAGCCTTCCGGACTCAGGAATGGGTTCCGCAAGGTATCTTCAGCGACGTTGTCAATGATAGTCTTGAAGTCGTTGGCCTGGTGGCACGGGGAATTCATCGCCAGCGGGTGCCGGTCTGGGAGAACGGCCTGTATGCTGCCCCCTGTGAATTTAATTGCCCGGCCTCCATTCCTACGCAGCACCGCTATAATTTGCTGCGTGAGGGCAAAACTCAGCAAGCTTACCAGTTGGTTCTTGATTATACCCCTTTTCCCGGCTCGGTCTGCGGCTCAGTGTGTCCTAATCCCTGCATGGACGGTTGCACAAGACAAAATATCGACTTTTCGGCTCAAATCGGTGATCTCGGCATGATGTCAGCCAATATTAAAGTTAAAGCTGCAGCTGCCGGCAATGGCCGCAGCATTGGCATAATCGGCGGCGGGGCCGCCGGCCTTACCGCAGCTTGGCAACTGGTGCGGGACGGTTATAGCGTAACAGTTTACGAGGCTGATAATAAGATGGGCGGCAAGATGGAACAGGTTATTCCCCGCTCCCGCCTTGCGCCGGATGTTCTCAGAAATGAGCTTAATCGAATAGCATCACTTGGCGTAAAGTTTAGAACTAAAACCAAAGTAGATAAAGCTAAGTTTGAAGAGATAAAAGGCAGCCATGATGCCGTAATTGTGGCAACCGGCAGTCATGCCGCCAAGCTTCCGCCTTGGCCGGGTAAAGAAAGACTGATTCCGAGCATTGATTTTCTAAAAGCCATTAATCGCGGCGAACGTCCGCAAGTGGGTGAGCGGGTTGTTGTAATCGGCTGCGGCAATTCCGGCATGGACGCGGCTGTTGGCGCCTATGAAATGGGTGCCAAAGAGGTAGTCTGCATTGACATCCAAAAACCGGCCGCTTTTGCCAAAGAGATTAAGGCCGTCGAAAATTTGGGCGGAAAACTTGTATGGCCGGTATATACTAAAGAAATAACAGCGGCTGGCGTAGTAACCCAAAGCGGTGACTTAATTGAAGCCGACAGCGTAATAATCAGTATCGGCGAAAACCCGGTATTAGACTTTCTGCCCGCTGACGTACCAATTGAGCGCGGCCTGTTAAAGCCGAATGATGACTACAGTATTGAGCAAGGGGTTTTTACAGCCGGTGATACAATTAAACCCGGACGGTTGGTGGACGCTATAGCCGCTGGACGTCAGGCCGCCTTGGCGGTGGAAGCCTACTTGAACGGCGATTTATTTATGGCCGAGGGAAAAAACCGCATTCCAGCTGTGCGCCTGGCAGAAGGATACTTTAAAAAGTGCCATACCTGTGAAGCCCCAAAAGCTCATGAGGATTATAACCGCTGTATAAGCTGCGGAACTTGCCGCGACTGCCATATGTGCTATATGTCTTGCCCGGAAAAGGCAATTTCGCGGCAACTGATGCCGGACGGCTCCTTCGAATATAGTTCAGATCCTGATAAGTGCATTGGCTGCGGTATTTGTGCCGGAGTATGCCCTTGCGGCATTTGGACAATGAAAGCAAATAATTAG